The window TGATTTTTATAAGATCGAAACAAACGACATCCTGGTGATCTGCGACGACTTCGCCTTGCCCCTCGGCAAGCTCCGATTTCGAGCGAAAGGGTCCTCCGGAGGTCAAAAAGGGCTCGACGATGTGATTCGCCGACTAGGGACCGATGATGTCCCTCGGCTGCGAATCGGCATCGGCTCGCCCCCCGCGGGACGCGATATTCCCGGTTATGTCCTCGGCAAGTTTGCTCCCGATGAGCAAGCAGCTGCAGAACAAGCCATTCAGCGTGCCGCGGAAAGTGCCGAAGCCTGGGTCGAAAAAGGCCTGAGCTTTTGCATGAATCAATACAACGCAGCTTAAATCGCCCCGGGCAACCCTGGCGGCGATATTTCCGAAACACCACCACCGGTAATTTTCAGTTCAGTTCGAGGATTTTCCCTTGGCAAGCAAAACTAGTGTCTACGAGTGCCTGGTCATTTTCGATTCCAACAAATACGCGCAAGACCCGGCCAAGGTCGGCAATCAAATTGCCGCTTTGGTGCAGAAGCTCGAGGGCGAAGTCCTGGTCAGCCGCTTGTGGAATGACCAGAAGTTGGCTTACCCAATCGATGGCCATCGCAAGGGCACGTACTGGCTGACTTACTTCAAACTCAACGGCCAACGGCTCACCGAATTCAATCGCGACCTGGCGATCAACGAAACGGTTGTTCGTTCGCTGACGCTGCACGTCGATCCTCGCCTGGTCGAAGCGCTGGTCGAACACGCCAAGGGTGGCCTCAAGCCGCGTGCTCCCGAGCCGACCGTTGGTGCTCCAGAACGCGTGGTGGAAATGCCCGACCTGGAAGAAGTGGGCGAGCTCAACTAGTTCACCCGAAATCGCGCACAGGTTGCGAAGCGGCACGGCAGCCCCTACACTGCAGTTGGTTAACTTTTGTGCAGTTAGGCAAGTTCGGCCACACCAGCAACACCTGAATGAGGAGTTCCCATCATGGCTAGTTTCAACCGAGTGATCCTGCTGGGAAACATCACGCGCGATATCGAAGTCAAGCATTTGCAAAGCGGCATGGCCGTGACCGAAATCACGCTTGCCGTCAACGATCGCCGCAAGGATCAAAGCGGCTCGTGGATCGAAGAAACAACCTTTGTCGACGTGACGCTCTGGGGCCGGCAAGCAGAAATCTGCGCCGAGTACTTGGGCAAAGGCTCGCCGATCTTGATCGAAGGTCGGTTGAAGCTGGATCAGTGGGAAAAAGACGGCCAAAAACGCTCGAAACTGCGTGTGGTCGGTGAAAAGATGCAACTCATGCCTACCGGTGGTGCCAAGGGTGGCGGTGGTGGTCGAGGTGGCAACCGCGGTGGCATGGGTGACGACGGCCCTGGCTTTGATGAATCCGAATACGGCGGCGAATCGTTTTCGGCTCCTGCCCCGCGTGGTGGCGGTGGCGGCCGGTCGCAACCTTCGCCTCCGCCCAGCGACGATATTCCGTTTTAAGTAATTGCCGGGTACACCCGGCGCCAATCAACTGCAGCAATCAACACTAATTTGTTAGTTCGAGAACGATCATGACCAAAAGTGCTCTCGCCGCCCGCGGCAGTTTTCAAGAACTCCCCAAGGGCCCGCACCACACTGTGCAGCTGCTCCTCATTCAATCGGTCGATCACCTCGGCAA is drawn from Anatilimnocola floriformis and contains these coding sequences:
- a CDS encoding single-stranded DNA-binding protein; this encodes MASFNRVILLGNITRDIEVKHLQSGMAVTEITLAVNDRRKDQSGSWIEETTFVDVTLWGRQAEICAEYLGKGSPILIEGRLKLDQWEKDGQKRSKLRVVGEKMQLMPTGGAKGGGGGRGGNRGGMGDDGPGFDESEYGGESFSAPAPRGGGGGRSQPSPPPSDDIPF
- the rpsF gene encoding 30S ribosomal protein S6; this translates as MASKTSVYECLVIFDSNKYAQDPAKVGNQIAALVQKLEGEVLVSRLWNDQKLAYPIDGHRKGTYWLTYFKLNGQRLTEFNRDLAINETVVRSLTLHVDPRLVEALVEHAKGGLKPRAPEPTVGAPERVVEMPDLEEVGELN
- the pth gene encoding aminoacyl-tRNA hydrolase; this encodes MFAWLRGWWTAKESDAMPAGMKLIVGLGNPGKQYDGTRHNVGFATLAKLIATRTSGPGKGKFQGDLYEATIASQRVLLLLPLTYMNGSGGSVLAARDFYKIETNDILVICDDFALPLGKLRFRAKGSSGGQKGLDDVIRRLGTDDVPRLRIGIGSPPAGRDIPGYVLGKFAPDEQAAAEQAIQRAAESAEAWVEKGLSFCMNQYNAA